The following are encoded together in the Robertmurraya sp. FSL R5-0851 genome:
- a CDS encoding ECF transporter S component, translated as MNKKNKTFRMVLLGMLSAIIIIQTTIPFLGYIPMGPLSLTIIQVTVITAAIVLGTKEGAIVGGIWGIITFIRAFVAPTSVIAPIVFTNPLVSILPRILIGVVAAYVFHRLLSGKLNETVRMSVAGVLGSLTNTVLVLGFIYLFYGEPYANFLKLDMEQLLPALLTIVATNGLTEAILAGVLTPIISKPLLRWRKK; from the coding sequence ATGAACAAAAAAAATAAGACATTCCGTATGGTCCTATTAGGAATGCTTTCTGCCATCATCATTATTCAAACGACCATTCCGTTTTTAGGGTATATTCCGATGGGACCGCTTAGCTTGACGATTATTCAGGTAACGGTCATTACTGCAGCAATCGTCCTCGGAACGAAGGAAGGAGCCATTGTAGGCGGCATTTGGGGAATCATCACGTTCATCAGGGCATTTGTCGCTCCGACAAGCGTAATTGCCCCCATTGTTTTCACGAACCCGCTTGTATCTATTTTGCCTCGAATCTTAATTGGTGTGGTTGCTGCATATGTATTCCATCGATTACTCAGTGGAAAGCTCAATGAAACAGTAAGAATGAGTGTTGCCGGTGTGCTGGGTTCTTTAACAAATACGGTCTTAGTGCTTGGATTCATTTATTTATTTTATGGGGAGCCATATGCGAACTTTTTGAAGTTGGACATGGAGCAGCTTTTGCCTGCGCTTCTGACCATAGTGGCCACTAATGGATTGACTGAAGCGATTCTTGCAGGTGTGTTGACGCCGATTATTTCAAAACCGTTATTAAGATGGAGGAAAAAATAG
- a CDS encoding alpha/beta hydrolase: protein MVTNNDHVSSKMIPFSLIEQKEETNHLVIVLPGAGYTTQAPLLRFTTGVFYNKGFDVLHINYTYNRQELSELSEEDFTRGVQLVIDHAIKNKNYSNYYVVAKSIGTIALSYLLKHTMFKEAKVVWLTPLLQRDDVFHAMVHSDHKGLCIMGEKDHCFIVERFERLKDNPNLRFKVVDGGNHSLELDEDPIKSIELLKNVMIEISEF from the coding sequence ATGGTAACTAATAATGATCATGTTAGTTCAAAAATGATTCCATTCAGTCTGATAGAGCAAAAGGAAGAAACCAATCATCTAGTTATTGTCTTACCTGGGGCTGGTTACACCACACAGGCTCCACTGTTACGATTTACAACGGGCGTATTCTACAATAAAGGTTTCGATGTATTACATATTAACTATACATATAATAGGCAGGAATTATCTGAACTCAGTGAAGAGGATTTCACTAGAGGGGTACAACTTGTCATTGACCATGCAATAAAGAACAAGAACTATAGTAATTATTATGTGGTGGCTAAATCAATTGGTACAATCGCTTTAAGTTATCTGTTAAAACATACGATGTTTAAGGAAGCGAAAGTAGTATGGTTGACCCCATTACTACAAAGAGATGATGTATTTCACGCAATGGTTCATAGTGATCATAAGGGACTTTGTATAATGGGAGAGAAAGATCATTGTTTCATTGTGGAGCGTTTTGAAAGATTGAAAGATAATCCTAATCTCAGATTCAAAGTAGTTGATGGTGGAAATCACAGTTTAGAGCTTGATGAAGATCCAATAAAATCTATTGAACTATTGAAAAATGTAATGATTGAAATTAGTGAGTTTTAA
- a CDS encoding YitT family protein, with the protein MKSMEKQKKFKFKKVLQALMVILGGLIAAYGLEAVLIPNSVSDGGVTGVSIVGSQLFGLPLGVLIAILNIPFVWLGYKQIGKSFALLSILGIASLAVGTIFMHHTPAIIEGDTLLVTVVGGIILGFGMGLALRNGGALDGIDMLAVLLSRKLPFGTSDLILFLNIFVFIFVSTVFGLQGAFLSAIAYYIASKVIHIVEEGLSGSKTFQIITTQPEIMIETIRDRLGRGATYKEAYGGFSNEKFKEITCVINRLEETKLKEIINEIDENAFVTVYDVAEVKGGNFRKHNIH; encoded by the coding sequence ATGAAATCAATGGAAAAACAAAAGAAGTTCAAATTTAAAAAGGTATTACAAGCACTAATGGTCATACTTGGAGGATTGATCGCAGCATATGGATTAGAAGCCGTATTGATTCCAAACAGTGTATCAGATGGAGGAGTGACGGGCGTTAGTATTGTTGGTTCACAGCTTTTCGGTTTACCACTAGGTGTACTAATTGCCATCCTTAACATCCCTTTTGTCTGGTTAGGATATAAGCAAATCGGAAAAAGCTTTGCCTTATTATCTATTTTAGGCATTGCATCACTTGCCGTTGGTACCATTTTTATGCATCACACCCCAGCAATCATTGAGGGAGATACCTTGTTAGTAACAGTTGTTGGTGGAATTATTCTTGGATTTGGAATGGGATTAGCACTACGAAATGGTGGTGCACTGGATGGAATTGATATGCTTGCGGTTTTACTTTCACGAAAATTGCCATTTGGAACGAGTGACCTCATTCTATTCTTAAACATTTTTGTGTTTATTTTTGTTTCAACGGTCTTTGGGTTGCAAGGGGCTTTCCTATCAGCCATTGCTTATTACATAGCATCTAAAGTAATTCATATTGTTGAAGAAGGTTTAAGTGGTTCTAAAACCTTTCAAATTATTACAACCCAACCTGAAATCATGATCGAGACTATTCGTGACCGTTTGGGTCGAGGTGCGACATACAAAGAAGCTTACGGTGGATTTTCGAACGAAAAATTTAAAGAAATCACCTGTGTGATCAACCGCTTAGAAGAAACGAAGCTAAAGGAAATTATTAATGAAATCGATGAAAATGCCTTTGTGACTGTATATGACGTAGCTGAAGTGAAGGGCGGAAATTTTAGAAAGCACAATATTCATTAG
- a CDS encoding endonuclease/exonuclease/phosphatase family protein: MKLLTLNCHSWQEDNQYEKIMHLVETIKENSYDVIALQEVNQTVEEEVVYGKIKKDNFALVLINELKKLGEDQYSLVWRFSHLYKNFEEGLAIITKHPVIEEHSFYASNCLDSTNWKTRKIVGATIQYDDKPLSFYSCHMGWWHDEEEPFKNQADNLFKYANMDKMAFFMGDFNNDAFVDGEGYEYLLSHGLIDTYHLAVNKDEGVTVEGEIAGWEGNVLKKRIDLILTNHKVPVISSNVIFNNKNKSVVSDHYGVEIKLNMI; encoded by the coding sequence ATGAAATTATTAACGCTAAATTGTCATTCTTGGCAGGAAGATAATCAATACGAGAAAATCATGCATTTGGTCGAAACGATAAAAGAGAATTCCTATGATGTTATTGCATTACAAGAGGTAAACCAGACGGTCGAAGAAGAAGTTGTATATGGAAAAATAAAAAAAGATAATTTTGCTTTAGTCTTAATAAACGAACTAAAAAAACTAGGGGAAGATCAATACTCACTTGTTTGGAGATTTTCCCATTTGTATAAAAACTTTGAAGAAGGTTTGGCCATCATAACAAAACATCCTGTGATAGAAGAACATTCTTTCTATGCCTCAAATTGCTTGGATTCAACTAATTGGAAGACAAGAAAGATTGTTGGTGCCACCATTCAATACGATGATAAACCACTTTCTTTTTATTCTTGTCATATGGGCTGGTGGCATGATGAAGAAGAACCCTTCAAAAATCAGGCAGATAACCTTTTTAAATATGCAAATATGGATAAAATGGCTTTTTTTATGGGTGACTTTAATAACGATGCCTTCGTTGATGGGGAAGGCTATGAATATTTACTCAGTCATGGACTGATTGACACCTATCATCTTGCAGTGAATAAAGATGAGGGTGTGACGGTAGAAGGTGAAATTGCTGGATGGGAAGGCAATGTTTTGAAAAAAAGGATTGACTTAATTCTCACCAATCACAAAGTTCCCGTGATTTCCTCAAATGTAATTTTTAATAACAAAAATAAATCAGTCGTATCTGATCATTATGGAGTAGAAATAAAATTAAATATGATTTGA
- a CDS encoding methyltransferase domain-containing protein has protein sequence MENNVFEEMAKRYDTEERMALAKVIVNEVRPELQNSKSKSLIDYGSGTGLVSLELADLVDSILLVDSSEQMLEVAKAKISHKGIANAKVLYSDFTQDTPELKADIVLLSLVLLHIPDTKKILQELFTILNHDGKLIIIDFDKNDKINHPKVHNGFSHDELIKSLAEVGFKSTSIKTFHHGNRIFMKQDASMFISSSIK, from the coding sequence ATGGAAAATAACGTTTTTGAAGAGATGGCAAAAAGATATGATACAGAAGAAAGGATGGCATTAGCTAAAGTTATTGTTAATGAAGTAAGACCCGAATTACAAAATAGTAAATCAAAATCATTAATAGACTATGGAAGTGGTACGGGTCTGGTTAGTTTAGAATTAGCAGATTTAGTGGACTCTATCTTGTTAGTCGATTCATCAGAACAAATGTTGGAAGTTGCAAAAGCTAAAATTTCTCACAAAGGAATAGCTAACGCAAAAGTCCTTTATTCAGATTTTACCCAAGACACTCCTGAACTTAAGGCAGACATCGTGTTACTATCCCTAGTCCTTCTGCATATTCCGGATACTAAAAAGATTTTACAAGAATTGTTCACTATTTTAAATCATGATGGAAAGCTAATAATCATTGATTTTGACAAAAATGATAAAATAAATCATCCGAAAGTACATAACGGTTTTTCACATGATGAACTGATAAAAAGTTTAGCTGAAGTGGGCTTTAAATCAACAAGCATTAAGACATTCCATCATGGAAATCGTATTTTTATGAAGCAAGATGCGTCGATGTTTATATCTAGTAGTATAAAGTGA
- the pdxR gene encoding MocR-like pyridoxine biosynthesis transcription factor PdxR, whose protein sequence is MHIEIQRNADISITKQIYQSILDHIRSELVEEELQLPSVRELSKQLGVSLVTVVKAYQKLDQEGYITSVQGKGTFIRKTKVQESERKESTCSYDWQLSVQDYLPRSQFARFHQVPERIHLSSSMIDPGLLPNRYLEQEIHKMFSENPKVLSQYGEIQGDQALRQAMVEYLQRLDLPTSPENILVTSGSQQGIDLVARTFVGPGDVVVMEAPTYPGAIDVFRGRGATILTVPVDSDGMRIDLLQNLCDKYKPKIIYTVPTFHNPTGAVMPTKRRRQLLEIAKSTQCLVIEDDPCSEIYFDRKPPASIKSLDEDGHVIYLKGLSKILAPGCRIGILTASGSIFKRLLAAKANTDLGSPLLTQKAILPFISSKRMMDHLKKLRTALKIRRDLVLEILTQHAPEEVSWFIPKGGLNVWITLPSWIHTDHLLLEAKKEQITFLPGSACYPTEQENHHLRISFSYMKEQQLEQGVTTICHILQLAIDSKMKQDSSPYF, encoded by the coding sequence ATGCACATTGAGATTCAACGGAATGCGGACATTTCCATAACAAAGCAAATATACCAATCTATTCTCGATCATATTCGTTCAGAACTTGTAGAAGAAGAATTACAATTACCTTCTGTGCGTGAGCTCTCCAAACAGCTTGGGGTAAGTCTAGTGACTGTAGTAAAAGCCTATCAAAAGCTCGACCAAGAGGGTTATATCACGTCTGTTCAAGGGAAAGGTACATTTATAAGAAAGACAAAAGTCCAAGAATCTGAACGGAAAGAAAGCACCTGTTCATACGATTGGCAACTTTCCGTTCAAGATTATTTACCAAGGTCTCAATTTGCTCGTTTTCATCAAGTCCCTGAAAGAATTCATCTTTCCTCTTCTATGATAGACCCTGGACTGCTACCTAACCGATACTTAGAGCAAGAAATTCATAAGATGTTTTCCGAAAATCCCAAAGTTCTCTCACAGTATGGAGAAATCCAAGGAGATCAAGCGCTAAGGCAGGCGATGGTGGAGTATTTACAGAGGCTGGACTTGCCAACTTCTCCTGAAAATATTTTAGTTACAAGTGGTTCGCAACAAGGAATTGACTTAGTTGCTCGTACTTTTGTTGGACCAGGGGATGTAGTGGTCATGGAAGCTCCCACCTATCCAGGAGCGATTGATGTGTTTCGCGGGAGAGGGGCTACCATTCTGACCGTTCCTGTTGATAGCGATGGAATGAGAATCGATTTACTTCAAAATTTGTGTGATAAATATAAACCAAAAATCATTTACACGGTGCCCACGTTTCATAATCCAACTGGTGCTGTCATGCCCACCAAACGCCGCAGACAACTTCTTGAGATTGCTAAAAGTACGCAGTGTTTAGTGATTGAGGATGATCCATGTAGTGAAATCTATTTTGATAGAAAGCCTCCAGCATCCATAAAAAGTTTGGACGAAGACGGTCATGTCATTTACCTGAAAGGATTAAGCAAAATACTAGCTCCCGGTTGTAGAATTGGCATATTAACTGCTTCTGGTTCTATATTCAAACGTCTATTAGCTGCCAAGGCAAACACCGATTTAGGGAGTCCGTTACTTACACAAAAAGCCATCCTTCCATTTATATCTTCCAAAAGAATGATGGATCACCTAAAAAAATTAAGAACTGCTCTTAAGATCAGGCGCGACCTGGTTCTAGAGATTCTGACGCAACATGCACCTGAAGAAGTTTCTTGGTTCATACCAAAAGGAGGATTAAACGTATGGATTACTCTTCCTTCCTGGATTCATACCGACCACCTCTTATTAGAAGCAAAGAAAGAGCAAATCACTTTTTTACCTGGATCAGCTTGTTACCCTACCGAACAAGAAAATCATCATTTACGAATCAGCTTTTCTTATATGAAGGAACAACAATTAGAGCAAGGTGTAACCACCATTTGCCATATCCTACAATTAGCTATAGACTCAAAAATGAAACAGGATAGCTCGCCATATTTTTGA
- a CDS encoding PhzF family phenazine biosynthesis protein produces MKYFVVDAFAEKVFEGNPAGVCIMKDWISDELMQKIAIENNLSETAFAVKEGAHYRLRWFTPGGEINLCGHATLATAFIIFNYYEMQLESVKFHTISGELTVNKQDDLFELDFPCVPSEPISITEQMISALGMVPKEAYLNRDLIFVLESEEDVRKVSPDFAQLERIPEGLGVCVTAKGNEFDFVSRGFFPKLKVNEDPVTGSLHCSLIPFWANRLGKREMVARQLSSRGGTLYCKHEDTRVKMSGRAVLYSVAELMIEE; encoded by the coding sequence ATGAAGTATTTTGTTGTTGATGCTTTTGCAGAAAAGGTTTTTGAAGGTAATCCAGCAGGAGTATGTATCATGAAAGATTGGATTTCAGATGAACTGATGCAGAAAATCGCCATCGAAAATAATTTATCAGAAACAGCTTTTGCCGTAAAAGAAGGTGCGCATTATCGACTGAGATGGTTTACACCTGGAGGCGAGATTAACCTTTGTGGGCACGCCACATTAGCAACGGCATTTATAATTTTTAATTATTATGAAATGCAATTAGAGAGTGTCAAATTTCATACCATCAGTGGAGAATTAACCGTCAATAAACAAGATGATTTATTTGAACTGGATTTCCCTTGTGTTCCTTCAGAACCCATCTCCATTACTGAGCAAATGATCAGTGCTTTAGGAATGGTGCCAAAAGAAGCGTACTTGAATAGGGATCTTATTTTTGTACTAGAATCCGAGGAAGATGTAAGAAAGGTCAGTCCTGACTTTGCCCAATTAGAAAGAATACCAGAAGGATTGGGTGTTTGTGTGACGGCAAAAGGCAACGAATTCGATTTTGTTTCCCGAGGTTTTTTTCCTAAGCTAAAAGTAAATGAAGATCCCGTCACAGGTTCCTTGCATTGTAGTTTAATTCCTTTTTGGGCTAATAGATTAGGAAAAAGAGAAATGGTAGCTAGACAATTATCAAGTAGAGGCGGTACGCTATATTGTAAACATGAGGATACTCGAGTAAAAATGTCTGGAAGAGCTGTTTTATATTCAGTGGCAGAGCTAATGATCGAGGAATAA
- a CDS encoding MFS transporter encodes MKRIHYSWVILFIAFFSIITAGIIRSSSGVFIVPFETDFGWERSTISFAFAISLLLYGISGPFMAALIEVLGLKKMMILAMVTLLGGILLTLFMEKPWQLVLIWGIIIGLGSGLFLTVLSPYIANQWFEKKRGLALGILTASTATGQLILLPLLAVMVESYSWKWAMGLILFLSVVMLAIILLFMKNSPQEVGLLPYGQEEASAKNKVEQKKNPITIAFQTLFEAVKVKEFWLLAGSFFICGLSTSGLIGTHFISYCIGFGFTAVTAASMLSLMGVFDLIGTTLSGWLSDRFDNRWLLFWYYSLRGASLMFLPFALSDGSYLFLIIFSVFYGLDWIATVPPTINISRQIFGIEKSVVVYGWIFAAHQLGSAVAAGGAGLIYKVFNSYSWAFALAGMFCILASLFVIVIKKQRLVVTDEAGKAC; translated from the coding sequence TTGAAACGTATTCATTATAGTTGGGTGATATTATTTATTGCGTTTTTTTCTATCATAACGGCAGGTATCATACGTTCCTCATCAGGAGTGTTCATCGTTCCTTTTGAAACGGACTTCGGTTGGGAACGATCAACCATCTCATTTGCATTTGCCATTAGCCTTCTTCTATACGGTATTTCAGGACCGTTCATGGCTGCTTTGATAGAGGTCCTCGGCTTAAAGAAAATGATGATTTTAGCCATGGTAACCTTATTAGGGGGGATTCTTCTCACTCTTTTCATGGAGAAACCTTGGCAGTTGGTTTTGATTTGGGGAATCATTATCGGTTTGGGTTCTGGTTTGTTCTTAACCGTTTTAAGTCCATACATTGCTAATCAATGGTTTGAAAAAAAGAGAGGACTTGCGCTAGGTATTTTAACAGCAAGCACAGCGACAGGACAATTAATTCTCCTGCCGTTGTTAGCAGTGATGGTAGAAAGCTATTCCTGGAAATGGGCGATGGGCCTTATTCTTTTCCTAAGCGTCGTTATGCTGGCTATCATTCTATTATTTATGAAAAATTCTCCACAGGAAGTGGGGCTTCTTCCATATGGGCAAGAAGAGGCTTCAGCGAAAAATAAGGTAGAACAAAAGAAAAACCCTATAACTATTGCCTTTCAAACTTTATTTGAAGCGGTAAAAGTAAAGGAATTTTGGTTGCTAGCAGGAAGCTTTTTTATCTGTGGTCTTTCCACTAGTGGATTGATTGGAACACATTTTATTTCCTATTGTATAGGCTTTGGTTTTACTGCTGTAACGGCAGCTTCTATGCTTTCGTTAATGGGTGTGTTTGATTTAATAGGAACCACTCTTTCCGGTTGGTTATCGGATCGATTTGATAATCGTTGGCTGTTGTTTTGGTATTACAGTTTAAGAGGAGCTTCACTTATGTTTCTACCGTTTGCTCTTTCGGATGGTTCCTATCTTTTTCTAATTATTTTCTCTGTGTTTTACGGATTAGATTGGATTGCTACTGTACCTCCAACGATTAATATTTCAAGGCAGATCTTTGGAATCGAGAAGAGTGTGGTGGTGTACGGATGGATCTTTGCAGCCCATCAATTAGGCTCAGCCGTAGCAGCAGGTGGAGCAGGATTAATATACAAAGTGTTCAACTCCTATTCATGGGCATTTGCTTTAGCAGGAATGTTTTGTATATTAGCTAGCTTATTCGTTATAGTGATAAAAAAGCAGCGTTTGGTAGTGACTGATGAGGCAGGTAAGGCATGTTAA
- the modA gene encoding molybdate ABC transporter substrate-binding protein: protein MMKKWNLFYIFMLFMLMVSGCSTNDQANELEEEVELTVSAAASLQEALNEITENFTKDHPNVKINYNFGASGALQQQISQGAPVDLFFSAAEDKFDQLVEEGLIEKENGVDLVGNEIVLVVPKEATLGIKSFEDLTKAERLSIGTPESVPAGKYAKETLEKLNIWTSVEENIVFAKDVRQVLTYVETNNVDAGIVYKTDALISEKVEIVAIAVETSHAPIIYPLGVIKNSSHAKEALEFYEYLQSPSSMATLEKYGFKGLN, encoded by the coding sequence ATCATGAAAAAATGGAATTTATTTTACATATTTATGCTGTTCATGCTAATGGTGTCTGGATGTTCCACCAATGATCAAGCGAATGAGCTCGAGGAGGAAGTAGAGTTAACCGTTTCCGCAGCGGCAAGCTTACAAGAGGCCTTAAATGAAATTACGGAGAATTTCACAAAGGATCATCCCAATGTAAAAATAAACTATAATTTCGGAGCATCCGGAGCACTTCAACAACAAATCTCGCAAGGGGCACCCGTGGATCTATTCTTCTCAGCAGCAGAGGATAAATTTGATCAGCTAGTGGAAGAAGGGTTGATTGAGAAGGAAAATGGGGTTGATCTTGTGGGAAATGAAATCGTTCTGGTAGTACCAAAAGAAGCTACTCTTGGTATTAAGTCATTTGAAGATTTGACGAAAGCGGAGAGACTTTCAATTGGTACCCCGGAGTCTGTACCAGCAGGAAAGTATGCAAAGGAAACATTAGAGAAATTGAATATATGGACATCTGTAGAAGAGAATATTGTCTTTGCCAAGGATGTGCGTCAAGTGCTTACATATGTAGAGACGAACAATGTTGATGCAGGAATCGTCTATAAAACAGATGCATTGATTTCGGAAAAAGTAGAGATTGTTGCAATAGCAGTTGAAACTTCTCACGCACCAATTATTTATCCTTTGGGGGTCATTAAGAATAGTTCCCATGCAAAAGAGGCTCTAGAATTCTATGAATACCTTCAAAGCCCATCATCAATGGCAACGCTAGAAAAGTATGGATTTAAAGGGTTAAATTAG
- the modB gene encoding molybdate ABC transporter permease subunit: MATDFWSPVRLSIEIATVSSVIVVILGIVFGKVMARKRFKGKAMVETVFLLPLVLPPTVVGFLLIVGFGRNSMVGQWIEWMFHQPVMFTWWAAIIAATVVAFPLMYQSAKTGFEAIDEDIENAARVDGANEFKLFLHVSTPLAIKSILSGAVLSFARALGEFGATLMFAGNIPGKTQTIATAIYVAIDSGNMELAWLWVSSMIGISFFMLIFVNVMNRR; this comes from the coding sequence ATGGCTACAGATTTTTGGTCACCGGTTAGACTTTCCATTGAGATTGCTACTGTATCCAGTGTAATAGTTGTTATTTTAGGCATCGTGTTTGGAAAAGTGATGGCACGCAAGAGATTCAAAGGGAAGGCGATGGTAGAGACAGTTTTTCTTTTGCCTTTAGTCCTTCCTCCTACGGTTGTCGGTTTTTTACTGATTGTTGGATTTGGAAGAAACAGCATGGTTGGGCAATGGATCGAGTGGATGTTTCACCAGCCTGTCATGTTTACCTGGTGGGCGGCGATTATTGCTGCTACTGTGGTTGCTTTTCCTCTGATGTACCAGTCTGCGAAAACAGGCTTTGAAGCGATTGATGAGGATATTGAGAATGCAGCGCGTGTCGATGGGGCAAATGAATTCAAATTATTTCTCCATGTTTCCACACCACTTGCAATAAAATCCATTTTATCTGGTGCGGTATTAAGTTTTGCCCGCGCATTAGGGGAGTTTGGTGCTACTTTAATGTTTGCTGGAAACATCCCAGGAAAAACCCAAACCATTGCAACGGCTATATATGTAGCGATTGATTCAGGAAATATGGAATTGGCTTGGTTATGGGTGTCGAGTATGATAGGCATATCCTTTTTCATGTTGATATTCGTCAATGTAATGAATCGGAGATAG